A stretch of Halichondria panicea chromosome 1, odHalPani1.1, whole genome shotgun sequence DNA encodes these proteins:
- the LOC135344567 gene encoding uncharacterized protein LOC135344567, protein MRRIGHLYPGLSQASPAAPRALTLQERDPRTLVGLEYLHTHNKSDQQQSGRLLERLVGGSVFHVQDEMTDRSDASLRDMSNVPPATRVESSRQTANIQQPNAGMQCTPQSTNTTATDMKSVKISVYSPSKRVICTVSIRPELEKIAKALTGGNLQSICRAVFSYPQLRDEAVSRISRMVDVECASLCSKSSQPVSLFRSMTIEQAESFSWRQTVTELETKAPTLHHIIDCGITHSSKRNKLKKGERQFPGLSTAVAILLKERNKTMCGVQSYLSSALFSTHIQKKAWTRLNHINVTLSYNAILKRVNMISKGHTKVLDKWLKDGASVKFVGDNVDKQVNIRDIASDHHGKLMHICSVYLLSRPVSHLLLLSLICLVLCSAQRLSSASCHPKRRHHCYPRRLRSTGQSNTVRLH, encoded by the exons ATGAGAAGAATAGGACATCTCTACCCAGGCCTCTCACAGGCGTCACCGGCAGCCCCAAGAGCACTCACGCTTCAAGAAAGAGATCCAAGGACACTAGTGGGGTTGGAGtatctccacacacacaacaagtcagacCAACAGCAAAGCGGCAGACTGTTGGAGCGTCTGGTAGGAGGCTCTGTTTTCCATGTCCAGGACGAGA TGACTGATCGGAGTGATGCGTCTTTGAGAGACATGAGCAACGTTCCTCCAGCTACTCGTGTTGAGAGTTCTCGCCAGACTGCCAATATTCAGCAACCCAATG CTGGAATGCAGTGCACTCCCCAGAGTACCAATACCACTGCTACTGACATGAAGTCAGTCAAG ATATCGGTGTACTCACCAAGCAAGAGGGTGATATGTACAGTATCCATTCGTCCAGAGCTTGAGAAGATTGCAAAGGCACTGACAGGGGGGAACCTGCAGTCAATTTGTAGGGCTGTTTTCTCATACCCTCAGCTCAGGGACGAAGCTGTGTCTCGTATCTCGAGAATGGTAGATGTTGAGTGTGCCTCGTTGTGCAGCAAGAGTTCACAACCTGTGTCACTGTTCCGGTCCATGACCATTGAGCAAGCAGAAAGCTTTTCCTGGAGACAAACAGTCACTGAGCTTGAGACCAAAGCACCAACTCTCCACCACATTATTGATTGTGGTATCACCCACTCGTCCAAGAGGAACAAGCTGAAGAAGGGAGAGCGACAGTTCCCAGGACTAAGCACAGCAGTGGCTATCCTCTTGAAGGAACGCAACAAAACGATGTGTGGGGTTCAATCCTATCTGTCGAGTGCCCTCTTTTCTACTCACATCCAGAAGAAG GCTTGGACTAGGCTCAACCACATCAACGTGACCCTCAGTTACAACGCAATACTGAAGCGTGTGAATATGATCAGTAAAGGTCACACTAAAGTGCTTGATAAGTGGTTAAAGGACGGGGCATCTGTGAAGTTCGTGGGAGACAATGTCGACAAGCAAGTCAATATACGAGACATTGCAAGTGACCATCATGGGAAGCTCATGCATATATGTTCAGTATATTTGCTGTCAAGGCCCGTGTCTCACCTCCTGCTCCTATCGCTGATTTGTCTCGTTCTATGCTCTGCACAGAGACTGTCGAGTGCTTCCTGCCATCCAAAGAGAAGACATCATTGTTATCCAAGGAGACTTAGAAGTACTGGTCAGTCGAATACTGTGCGATTACATTAA